In Candidatus Binatia bacterium, one DNA window encodes the following:
- a CDS encoding STAS domain-containing protein gives MSIDLKTEDAGDTLVFRLRGSLDLATAPTVRAALNDATDNDSHHIIVDLTQLEFLDSTGLGVLIGAHRRTAEHGGSLRLVVHDGPISRLLHITGLIGVFAVYHSLDDARANRGRLGATV, from the coding sequence TTGAGTATTGACTTAAAGACCGAGGACGCCGGCGACACGCTCGTCTTTCGGCTTCGCGGCAGCCTCGATCTCGCGACGGCGCCGACGGTGCGAGCCGCGCTGAACGACGCAACCGACAACGACAGCCACCACATCATCGTCGATCTCACGCAGCTCGAATTTCTCGACTCGACCGGCCTGGGTGTGTTGATCGGTGCGCACCGGCGTACGGCGGAGCACGGCGGGTCGCTGCGCCTGGTCGTGCACGATGGCCCGATCTCGCGCCTGCTGCACATCACCGGACTGATCGGCGTCTTCGCGGTGTACCACTCGCTCGACGATGCCCGAGCCAATCGGGGCCGGCTGGGCGCAACGGTCTAG
- a CDS encoding (Fe-S)-binding protein: protein MTHETITGYSGADQPSPGIYDMCIRCGLCLPSCPTYLETMTETSGPRGRISLIKAVGESRLDVLSDGFVEQMWQCLDCRACEAACPSGVRYGQLVETARSQIERARASREPARRDARPVLRRLFGGTNLLRNLARLLRFAQRTRLIALAGLFGAARAAKLAPSIPSEFFVARGQRIEAPQPQGLGFLHAGCIMPLAFPQVHEATLRMLRRAGLSVTVPVEQGCCGAIAVHAGDIDFARRLARRNIAAFERSGADVYVVNAAGCGSALKEYGDLFAGDDDWADRAARFAQRVRDITEVLDAMELGAPVRALDATVTYQEACHLVHAQRVAAAPRRLLARVPGLRLVEMDESAVCCGSAGIYNLTQPEMAERLQRRKIAAIRRTGAAIVATANPGCAMQLSAGLREARYRATVKHVVELLDDAFNA from the coding sequence ATGACCCACGAGACGATCACTGGATACAGCGGAGCAGATCAGCCCAGCCCCGGCATCTACGACATGTGCATACGCTGTGGCCTATGCCTGCCGTCCTGTCCAACCTATCTCGAAACTATGACAGAAACGTCGGGACCTCGCGGCCGGATTAGTCTCATCAAAGCGGTCGGCGAGTCGCGTCTGGACGTCTTGAGCGATGGCTTCGTCGAACAGATGTGGCAGTGCCTCGACTGCCGCGCGTGCGAGGCCGCTTGCCCCTCCGGCGTCCGCTACGGGCAGTTGGTCGAGACGGCGCGAAGCCAAATCGAGCGAGCGCGCGCATCCCGCGAGCCGGCTCGCCGCGACGCGCGACCGGTGCTGCGCCGCCTCTTCGGCGGCACGAACCTGCTGCGTAACCTCGCACGGCTGCTGCGCTTCGCGCAGCGCACGCGCCTGATCGCCCTCGCCGGGCTCTTCGGTGCGGCACGCGCGGCCAAGCTCGCTCCGTCTATTCCGAGCGAGTTTTTCGTCGCGCGCGGGCAGCGCATCGAGGCGCCGCAGCCGCAGGGCTTAGGCTTCCTGCACGCCGGCTGCATCATGCCCCTCGCGTTCCCGCAAGTGCATGAGGCGACGCTGCGCATGTTGCGGCGCGCCGGGTTGTCGGTCACCGTTCCGGTCGAACAGGGCTGCTGCGGCGCGATCGCCGTGCACGCCGGCGACATCGACTTCGCCCGCCGGCTCGCCAGGCGCAACATCGCTGCCTTCGAGCGCAGCGGCGCCGACGTGTACGTGGTCAACGCTGCAGGCTGCGGCAGCGCGCTCAAGGAGTACGGCGACCTCTTCGCCGGCGACGATGACTGGGCCGACCGCGCGGCGCGCTTCGCGCAGCGCGTCCGCGACATCACGGAGGTGCTCGACGCGATGGAGCTCGGCGCTCCTGTGCGCGCTCTCGACGCGACGGTCACCTATCAAGAGGCATGCCATCTCGTGCACGCGCAACGCGTCGCGGCCGCGCCGCGACGGCTACTCGCGCGCGTCCCCGGCCTGCGCCTCGTCGAGATGGACGAAAGCGCCGTCTGCTGCGGCAGCGCCGGCATCTATAACCTCACGCAGCCCGAGATGGCGGAACGCCTGCAGCGCCGCAAGATCGCGGCGATCCGGCGCACCGGCGCGGCGATCGTGGCGACTGCGAATCCGGGCTGTGCGATGCAGCTCTCCGCTGGACTGCGCGAGGCGCGCTATCGAGCCACGGTCAAGCACGTCGTCGAGCTGCTCGACGACGCGTTCAACGCCTAG
- a CDS encoding malate dehydrogenase has protein sequence MKKRITVAVTGAAGQIGYALLFRVASGQMFGPDTEIELQLLELEQALGALGGIAMELEDCAFPMLKAVRFGSDVDQAMRGVNWALLVGAVPRKAGMERSDLLRVNGGIFSEQGRAIDQNAAEDVRVFVVGNPANTNCLIAMNNAPTVSNDRFFAMTTLDELRARAQLARRAGSDTTGVSQIVVWGNHSTTQFPDFAHAKIGGRSAQEAIGDRDWLEGEFITTVQNRGAEVIKARGASSAASAANAAIVGVYNLSHDTPPDEYYSVGRCSHGEYGVDPGLIFSFPSRTESGLSRIVEGIEHGEFGQRKLAATLEELRKEREAVEELGLIPAK, from the coding sequence GTGAAGAAACGTATCACCGTCGCCGTCACCGGCGCCGCAGGACAAATCGGATACGCGCTGCTGTTTCGCGTGGCCTCGGGCCAGATGTTCGGGCCCGACACCGAGATCGAGCTCCAGCTGCTCGAGCTCGAGCAGGCGCTTGGAGCGCTCGGCGGCATCGCCATGGAACTCGAAGATTGCGCGTTTCCGATGCTGAAGGCGGTGCGCTTCGGTTCCGACGTCGACCAGGCGATGCGTGGCGTCAACTGGGCGCTGCTGGTTGGCGCGGTCCCGCGCAAGGCAGGCATGGAGCGCTCGGACCTGTTGCGCGTCAACGGCGGGATCTTTAGCGAACAGGGCCGCGCGATCGACCAAAACGCCGCGGAGGACGTGCGCGTCTTCGTCGTGGGAAATCCGGCCAACACGAACTGTCTCATCGCCATGAACAACGCTCCGACCGTCTCGAACGATCGTTTCTTCGCTATGACGACGCTCGACGAGCTGCGCGCTCGTGCGCAGCTGGCGCGCCGGGCCGGCTCGGACACGACCGGCGTCTCGCAGATCGTGGTTTGGGGGAATCATTCGACGACGCAGTTTCCCGATTTCGCGCACGCGAAGATCGGAGGCCGCAGCGCGCAGGAAGCCATCGGCGACCGCGACTGGCTCGAGGGTGAGTTCATTACAACCGTGCAAAATCGCGGAGCCGAGGTGATCAAAGCCCGAGGCGCCTCGTCGGCGGCGTCCGCCGCCAACGCCGCGATCGTCGGTGTCTACAATCTGAGCCACGATACGCCGCCCGACGAGTACTATTCGGTAGGCCGCTGCTCGCACGGCGAGTACGGCGTCGATCCCGGCCTGATCTTTTCGTTTCCGTCGCGCACTGAAAGCGGCCTCTCCCGCATCGTGGAGGGCATCGAGCACGGCGAGTTCGGGCAGCGCAAGCTTGCCGCTACGCTCGAGGAGCTGCGCAAGGAGCGCGAGGCGGTGGAAGAGCTCGGATTGATACCCGCGAAGTAG
- a CDS encoding Fe-S cluster assembly protein HesB: MRILCEMPLRGAGGEPISFERTIHSHGCARLAPAVIEESPLVYRRTFRVGQRVVEVAIRGTGGTLVAETEGSLPRRGAGAIGAAIHRMFRFDADLSPFYARIAGDASLAWAADGAGRILASPSVFEDVVKTICTTNCAWSATIRMTRALSELGGGAFPEPTVLAATPESWFREIARMGYRGPYVRAIARDVAAGTLDLEALLDERTSDAEVEAALLALPGIGPYGSAHVMQLLGRHRRLILDSWTRPKYRRLAGKKRAADSTIRRAFARYGEYAGLAFWLYLTRDWLEEEEKAKEATP, from the coding sequence GTGCGCATTCTCTGCGAGATGCCGCTGCGGGGCGCGGGCGGCGAGCCGATTTCGTTTGAGCGCACGATTCACTCACACGGCTGCGCGCGACTGGCACCGGCCGTCATCGAGGAGTCCCCGCTCGTTTATCGTCGCACCTTTCGCGTGGGGCAGCGTGTCGTCGAGGTCGCGATACGCGGGACCGGCGGCACCCTCGTCGCGGAGACCGAAGGATCGCTGCCGCGGCGCGGTGCCGGCGCGATCGGGGCGGCGATCCATCGGATGTTCCGGTTCGATGCCGACTTGTCGCCGTTTTACGCGCGGATTGCCGGGGATGCATCGCTCGCATGGGCCGCCGACGGCGCGGGTCGGATCCTCGCGAGTCCGAGCGTGTTCGAAGACGTAGTGAAGACGATCTGCACGACGAATTGCGCCTGGTCGGCGACGATCCGCATGACGCGCGCTTTGAGCGAGCTCGGCGGCGGCGCGTTTCCGGAACCCACGGTGCTCGCGGCGACGCCGGAGTCATGGTTCCGCGAAATCGCGCGCATGGGCTATCGCGGACCGTACGTAAGGGCGATCGCGCGCGACGTGGCGGCCGGCACGCTGGATCTCGAGGCGCTGTTAGACGAGCGCACATCCGATGCGGAGGTCGAGGCGGCGCTACTCGCGCTGCCCGGCATCGGTCCCTACGGCTCCGCGCACGTGATGCAGCTCCTCGGACGCCACCGCCGCCTGATTCTCGATTCCTGGACGCGGCCGAAGTATCGCCGGCTGGCAGGCAAGAAGCGCGCCGCGGATTCGACGATACGACGCGCCTTCGCGCGCTATGGAGAGTACGCCGGATTGGCTTTTTGGCTCTATCTGACGCGCGACTGGCTGGAGGAAGAAGAGAAAGCAAAGGAAGCGACCCCCTAA
- a CDS encoding TonB-dependent receptor gives MRCSKWIAAVVLAAVCFPLQTVAGTTGGITGRVVDAQTRAPIAGVAVTAASPSQTATSTTDSSGTFRFLTLAPDTYTLSFVRGGYDPLAQPGLTVVADQVQTYNASLNRTLKTIARVVAQSAASLVKPGTTSDVYSVNAAGQQAAQGLSGPGSLNNAYGAIASVPGVSLDTNEQGWWQTLKVRGGDIDQVGYELDGIPVNRAYDNAPQTMLSSLGSQEVQVYTGGVPASSDAQGISGYVNQVIKTGTYPGYGDGNLSVGYPAFYHQASIEAGGSTPDRLFSYYVGLGGSNQDFRFVDNNNGAGIPFSFFYPVSAVPGYTCGLTSCTAIAHSNGYVYTGAPSPVLFTSGLGFALATQSLRDSIVDLHFGIPHKSNGLRDDVQALWMTSENLNQYYSSINDFGANTLQALFGPLVWDDSYLYHGTPMQPFNQSQLTKYFVPSSPPHAFQGPLPFDIRDPNDNGVAVEKLQYQHEFTPSSYVRLYGFAMYSNWDINGYNSTAQPFYGWELPYFLPDHTYGFHLDYTNQLSAQHLLSVTGNYTYSKLQRWDVTFFPSDWNITNFVGSNGKCYDPSSGAHIGCYDQTQGTLTNPSPPPTYSCSSSPKPPACASGINPRWLVTNTTFNGNLNQVNSAFTGYSIADQWRPDDRLNVNVGLRVEDFQYLFGDTSPGDPARAFWFNAYNAEFCFAPGVNNNKPIDRTNSGVGPCPVVNGVPTVPLAQSPYGALVNTSGGSYTTARFQPRLGVTYTLSPDDVLRASFGIYARPPNSSWVQYNTLQQNLPLFLGNHFYGYGFNTPDHLIRPDTSYNYDLSWERHLRGTDWSLKITPFFRATRDQLQNFYIDPQGGLESGLNVGNQQSSGVELAIAKGDFSREGLSGQLAFTYTHSQIRYQNFSGTSQNVIDQLNGYIRNYDSFLRGHGGFPCYFYESNGSPGAGTNNCKQAGIVANPYYNQPYQNIFTDTAWYPTYDVIPGPVAAANGYAVPYIAALILNYRHKRFNVTNSWNFSSGAEYGAPTAWPGYNPTSCYHPNRAWIAAHGNGADPAACDDFGTLPVFIPDKFTGGFDNLGAFKEPWQLQMGLAFSYDVTPRVTARLSFTNLLDICGQRGYPWDNPSVCVYGSLPTNFLYPSGNFYPNSNSAHPPPQLQYPYAFWFNGNNTGFLGVTAPMQITGSVNVKL, from the coding sequence ATGCGTTGCTCGAAGTGGATCGCGGCGGTCGTTTTGGCCGCCGTGTGTTTTCCTTTGCAAACGGTTGCCGGGACGACGGGCGGCATCACGGGGCGCGTCGTCGACGCACAGACGCGCGCTCCGATCGCCGGCGTGGCCGTCACCGCCGCCTCGCCGTCGCAAACCGCGACCTCGACGACGGACTCGAGCGGCACGTTCCGTTTCCTGACGCTCGCGCCGGACACGTACACGCTATCGTTTGTGCGCGGCGGTTACGATCCGCTCGCGCAGCCGGGCCTCACCGTGGTTGCCGACCAGGTGCAGACCTACAACGCGTCGCTCAACCGCACGCTGAAAACCATCGCCCGCGTCGTGGCGCAGTCCGCGGCAAGCCTCGTCAAGCCGGGTACGACGAGCGACGTGTACTCGGTGAACGCGGCGGGTCAGCAGGCCGCACAGGGCCTGAGCGGGCCGGGCAGCCTGAACAACGCGTATGGCGCGATTGCGTCGGTTCCGGGCGTTTCGCTCGATACGAACGAGCAGGGCTGGTGGCAGACGCTGAAGGTGCGTGGCGGCGACATCGACCAGGTCGGCTACGAGCTCGACGGCATTCCGGTAAACCGCGCCTACGACAACGCGCCACAGACGATGCTCTCGAGCCTGGGCAGCCAGGAGGTGCAGGTCTACACCGGCGGCGTGCCGGCGAGCTCGGACGCTCAGGGCATCTCGGGTTACGTCAACCAGGTGATCAAGACGGGCACGTACCCCGGCTACGGCGACGGCAATCTCTCCGTCGGCTATCCCGCGTTCTACCATCAGGCGTCGATCGAGGCCGGGGGCTCGACGCCCGACCGTCTGTTCAGCTATTACGTCGGCTTAGGGGGCAGCAACCAAGACTTCCGCTTCGTCGACAACAACAATGGCGCCGGCATCCCGTTCTCGTTCTTCTATCCCGTCAGCGCGGTGCCGGGCTACACGTGCGGCCTGACGTCGTGCACGGCGATCGCGCACTCCAACGGCTACGTCTATACGGGCGCGCCGTCGCCTGTGCTGTTCACCAGCGGCCTGGGATTCGCGCTGGCTACGCAGTCGCTGCGCGACTCGATCGTTGACCTGCACTTCGGGATCCCGCACAAGAGCAACGGCCTGCGCGACGACGTCCAGGCGCTGTGGATGACGAGCGAAAACCTCAACCAGTACTACAGCTCGATCAACGACTTCGGCGCCAACACCCTTCAGGCGCTCTTCGGCCCGCTCGTGTGGGACGACAGCTACCTGTACCACGGTACCCCGATGCAGCCGTTTAACCAGTCGCAGCTGACGAAATACTTCGTGCCGTCGAGCCCGCCGCACGCGTTCCAAGGACCGCTCCCGTTCGACATTCGCGACCCCAACGACAACGGGGTAGCCGTCGAAAAGCTGCAGTACCAGCACGAATTCACACCGTCGTCGTACGTCCGGCTCTACGGCTTCGCAATGTACTCCAACTGGGACATCAACGGGTACAATTCTACCGCACAGCCGTTTTACGGCTGGGAGCTGCCGTACTTTCTTCCCGATCACACGTACGGCTTTCACCTCGACTATACGAACCAGCTCAGCGCGCAGCACCTGCTTAGCGTGACCGGCAACTACACGTACTCGAAACTGCAGCGCTGGGACGTGACCTTCTTTCCGTCCGATTGGAACATCACGAATTTCGTCGGGAGCAACGGCAAGTGTTACGATCCATCGAGCGGCGCCCACATCGGCTGCTACGACCAGACGCAGGGGACGCTGACCAACCCGTCGCCGCCGCCGACCTACTCGTGCAGCTCGAGTCCGAAGCCGCCCGCGTGTGCCTCGGGCATCAACCCCCGCTGGCTCGTCACCAACACGACGTTCAACGGCAACCTCAATCAGGTGAACTCCGCGTTCACGGGCTACTCGATCGCCGACCAATGGCGCCCGGACGATCGGCTCAACGTCAACGTCGGCTTGCGCGTCGAGGATTTCCAGTATCTCTTCGGCGACACGAGTCCGGGGGATCCGGCACGCGCGTTTTGGTTCAACGCGTACAACGCCGAGTTTTGCTTCGCGCCGGGCGTCAACAACAACAAGCCGATCGACCGGACTAATAGCGGCGTCGGGCCGTGCCCGGTCGTCAACGGCGTGCCGACGGTACCCCTCGCGCAATCACCTTACGGCGCGCTCGTCAATACGAGCGGCGGGTCGTATACGACGGCGCGCTTCCAGCCGCGTCTGGGTGTTACCTACACGCTGAGTCCCGACGACGTGCTGCGCGCGTCGTTCGGCATCTACGCGCGCCCGCCCAACTCGTCGTGGGTGCAGTACAACACGCTGCAGCAGAACCTGCCGCTGTTCCTCGGCAACCATTTCTACGGCTACGGCTTCAATACGCCGGACCACCTGATTCGGCCGGATACGTCGTACAACTACGACCTCTCGTGGGAGCGGCATCTGCGCGGAACGGACTGGAGCCTCAAGATCACGCCGTTCTTCCGCGCAACCCGCGATCAGCTTCAGAACTTTTACATCGACCCGCAAGGCGGCCTGGAGTCCGGGCTCAACGTCGGCAACCAACAGAGCAGCGGCGTCGAGCTGGCGATCGCGAAGGGCGATTTCTCGCGCGAGGGGCTCAGCGGCCAGCTCGCCTTCACGTACACGCACAGCCAGATTCGCTACCAGAACTTCAGTGGCACGTCGCAGAACGTTATCGATCAGCTCAACGGCTACATCCGCAACTACGACTCGTTCCTGCGCGGGCACGGCGGCTTCCCGTGCTATTTCTACGAGTCCAACGGCTCGCCGGGTGCGGGAACGAACAATTGCAAACAGGCCGGAATCGTCGCGAATCCCTACTACAATCAGCCGTACCAGAATATCTTTACGGACACCGCATGGTACCCGACCTACGACGTGATTCCGGGGCCGGTCGCCGCTGCCAACGGCTATGCCGTCCCGTACATCGCCGCGCTGATCCTTAACTACCGGCACAAGCGCTTCAACGTCACGAACTCGTGGAATTTCTCGTCGGGCGCGGAGTACGGAGCGCCGACGGCTTGGCCGGGCTACAATCCGACGTCGTGCTATCACCCGAATAGAGCGTGGATCGCGGCGCACGGCAACGGCGCGGATCCGGCGGCGTGCGACGACTTCGGCACGCTGCCCGTCTTCATTCCGGACAAGTTCACCGGCGGATTCGACAACCTCGGCGCGTTCAAGGAGCCGTGGCAGCTGCAGATGGGCCTCGCGTTCAGCTACGACGTGACTCCCCGTGTCACGGCGCGGCTGAGCTTCACGAACCTGCTCGACATCTGCGGCCAGCGCGGCTATCCGTGGGACAATCCGTCGGTCTGCGTCTACGGGTCGCTGCCGACGAACTTCCTGTATCCTTCCGGAAACTTCTATCCGAACTCGAACTCGGCGCACCCACCGCCCCAGCTGCAGTATCCCTACGCGTTCTGGTTCAACGGAAACAACACGGGATTCTTGGGCGTCACGGCGCCGATGCAAATCACCGGCTCGGTCAACGTAAAACTCTAA
- a CDS encoding SpoIIE family protein phosphatase, translating to MHFRTDPLDGIAHIAWITTVTGQVAWLNKKWYEYTGARPPPHRNSKSLTRQWRARVHRDDSDRARLAVTDGITRGSAFALEFRLRRADGVARWFRVVVSPLDRTQSRAQRWLALCTDIDDYKRQGQHFAFIAKAGEVLAESLDLKTTLNRLLGIIVPEFGDWAAVDLFDENDRLKTVAVIHGDPAKMRLVERLLGRYNHNPRVEPQIAEVLRKNRPLIVREVHDELIKRAAAPRLLSVIRELAPRSTVTVPLRTRGRTIGSLVAYWAQTPRQYLEEDMPLFEELTKRAAVSIENARLYEREREIAAEFQRAALPISLPQVPGISFSGIYVPSSDRELVGGDWYDALRLSDGRIVVSIGDVAGSGLAAAVIMSSMRQVIRGVAQVHADPISMLDAADRTLKTEYPDTFVTAFVGVFDPVTRALTYASAGHPSPLLRDAGGAVASLGTSGLPLGLRVRGDTATTTVLPSPGLVVFYSDGLIEAERDVIRGHNRLVAATSRSEVAGSANPAAAIYRAALKRGHTDDVVVLTLRLDAPHEGAAAGDRTVRWAFDTKDVRVARRARHSFVAALREGGVHGRDLYSAELVFGELLGNVVRFAPGPIEIMFDWTQGPPVLHVLDRGPGFTLSPKLPSDLLSERGRGLFIVSSLAEDFNVTERYDGGSHARAVLSTAQR from the coding sequence ATGCATTTTCGGACCGATCCGCTTGACGGCATCGCACACATCGCGTGGATCACGACGGTCACCGGCCAAGTAGCGTGGCTCAATAAGAAATGGTACGAGTACACCGGCGCGCGGCCCCCACCGCACAGAAACTCGAAGAGCCTCACTAGGCAATGGCGGGCGCGGGTTCATCGCGACGATTCAGACCGCGCCCGGCTGGCAGTCACCGACGGCATCACGCGCGGCTCGGCCTTCGCCCTAGAGTTTCGTTTGCGGCGGGCGGATGGGGTCGCCCGGTGGTTTCGTGTTGTGGTTTCGCCGCTAGACCGTACCCAGAGTCGCGCGCAACGGTGGCTTGCGCTCTGTACCGACATTGACGACTATAAGCGGCAAGGCCAGCACTTCGCTTTCATTGCGAAGGCAGGAGAGGTACTCGCTGAGTCCCTCGATCTGAAGACGACGCTCAATCGATTGCTCGGAATCATCGTCCCCGAGTTCGGAGACTGGGCGGCGGTGGATCTCTTCGATGAAAACGATCGCCTGAAGACCGTCGCCGTGATTCACGGCGATCCGGCGAAAATGCGGCTGGTAGAGCGGCTGCTTGGCCGCTACAACCACAATCCGCGCGTCGAACCGCAGATCGCGGAGGTCCTTCGCAAGAACCGCCCGCTCATCGTGCGGGAAGTCCATGACGAGCTGATCAAGAGAGCCGCGGCGCCCAGGCTGCTCTCCGTCATTCGCGAGCTCGCGCCGCGATCCACCGTGACGGTGCCCCTGCGTACGCGGGGGCGGACGATCGGCTCGCTGGTTGCGTATTGGGCGCAAACGCCGCGCCAATATCTGGAAGAGGACATGCCGCTTTTCGAGGAGTTGACGAAGAGGGCTGCGGTATCGATCGAAAATGCGCGCCTTTACGAACGCGAGCGCGAGATCGCGGCCGAGTTTCAGCGTGCCGCACTCCCTATCTCTCTTCCGCAAGTGCCGGGCATTAGCTTTAGCGGCATCTACGTGCCGTCGAGCGATCGCGAGCTCGTAGGCGGCGACTGGTACGATGCGCTGCGTCTGAGCGACGGACGCATCGTCGTGTCGATCGGCGACGTCGCCGGCAGCGGTCTTGCCGCCGCGGTCATCATGTCGTCGATGCGTCAGGTTATTCGCGGCGTCGCCCAAGTCCACGCCGATCCGATCTCGATGTTGGACGCGGCCGATCGCACGCTAAAGACCGAATATCCGGATACCTTCGTTACGGCGTTCGTCGGCGTGTTCGACCCGGTCACTCGAGCGCTGACCTATGCCTCGGCGGGACACCCGTCGCCGTTGCTGCGGGACGCAGGCGGCGCAGTCGCCTCGTTGGGAACCAGCGGACTCCCGTTGGGCCTTCGCGTCCGTGGCGATACCGCCACGACGACGGTGCTTCCGAGCCCCGGCCTCGTCGTCTTCTATAGCGACGGGCTGATCGAGGCGGAGCGTGACGTGATCCGAGGTCACAATCGACTAGTAGCGGCAACGTCGCGATCCGAGGTTGCCGGCAGTGCCAATCCCGCGGCGGCAATCTACCGTGCGGCCTTAAAACGCGGGCACACCGACGACGTCGTCGTGCTGACGCTGCGGCTCGACGCCCCGCACGAAGGAGCTGCCGCCGGCGATCGCACGGTGCGGTGGGCCTTTGACACGAAAGACGTGCGGGTCGCTCGCAGAGCCAGGCATTCCTTCGTCGCCGCCCTCCGCGAGGGCGGGGTGCACGGAAGAGATCTCTACTCAGCGGAACTCGTGTTCGGAGAGCTACTCGGAAACGTCGTGCGCTTCGCTCCAGGGCCGATTGAAATCATGTTCGACTGGACCCAAGGCCCACCGGTCCTTCACGTGCTCGATCGCGGCCCCGGTTTCACGCTTTCGCCGAAGCTTCCGTCGGATCTACTGAGCGAACGGGGTCGTGGTCTCTTCATCGTGTCGTCGCTCGCGGAAGATTTTAACGTTACCGAGCGCTACGACGGCGGATCGCATGCGCGCGCGGTGCTCAGTACGGCTCAACGCTGA
- a CDS encoding NADP-dependent oxidoreductase: MQQTAVSTMKAIVVDEYGSPKNARLTDIDTPKVKDGFLLVKMRAAAVNPFDVRIVTGMVKDWVPVEFPYVPGMDGAGEVVDIGEDVRNWRKGDAVLAQFPRGAFAQYALISASDKKLARKPSALDFERAAAIPEAGLTANTMVRAANLKAGETVLIVGATGGLGLFATQLAKAEGVRVVATGKAEDEHYLRQLGADEVVDYSGGDVITQMVQRYPKGIDVVLDVINMGETLLRDAEVLRESGTIVSSLGGPGQNEFKKDVSVHYIQLTAQDGDLEDLARRAAEGKLRVEIGGTYDLAQAPQALADLVDPAKHTRGKLVIHIP, translated from the coding sequence ATGCAACAAACTGCCGTTTCAACGATGAAGGCGATCGTTGTGGACGAATACGGTTCACCGAAAAATGCTCGGTTGACCGATATCGACACTCCAAAAGTCAAAGACGGTTTTTTGCTCGTGAAGATGCGCGCGGCGGCAGTAAACCCGTTCGACGTACGGATCGTCACCGGCATGGTGAAAGATTGGGTACCCGTCGAGTTCCCATACGTTCCGGGAATGGATGGAGCCGGAGAGGTAGTCGACATCGGAGAGGACGTCCGAAATTGGCGCAAAGGTGACGCGGTGCTCGCACAATTTCCTCGCGGCGCATTCGCGCAGTACGCCTTGATTTCGGCAAGCGACAAGAAGCTTGCGCGTAAACCGTCAGCTTTGGATTTCGAACGAGCGGCCGCGATTCCAGAAGCCGGACTAACCGCGAACACGATGGTTCGAGCCGCTAACCTGAAAGCGGGTGAAACTGTGCTGATCGTTGGCGCGACCGGCGGTCTGGGGCTCTTCGCGACCCAGTTGGCCAAAGCCGAAGGCGTGCGCGTGGTCGCGACCGGCAAGGCGGAAGACGAGCATTATCTGCGCCAGCTCGGCGCCGACGAGGTCGTCGATTACTCCGGCGGCGATGTCATAACGCAAATGGTTCAACGCTACCCCAAAGGAATCGACGTGGTCTTGGATGTCATCAACATGGGCGAAACGTTGCTTCGCGATGCCGAAGTATTGCGGGAATCGGGAACGATCGTTTCTTCACTTGGCGGTCCGGGACAAAACGAATTCAAGAAAGACGTAAGCGTTCACTACATTCAGCTGACGGCGCAAGATGGCGATCTGGAAGATCTCGCGCGTCGCGCCGCGGAAGGCAAACTGCGCGTCGAAATTGGAGGCACCTATGACCTGGCGCAAGCGCCCCAGGCATTAGCTGACCTGGTCGATCCCGCTAAGCACACGAGAGGGAAACTCGTGATACACATCCCGTAA
- a CDS encoding tyrosine-type recombinase/integrase — MAEAALPEGLDPLVRDLAGYLLTERKRSPLTVAAYARDLKEFSEFLGRSGGDAALRNVTASRIRQYIAYMFDAHGYDARTVCRKLSSIRALYRFLKITGVLESDPAFAIPGPSVAKRKPAPLKVDEVMKLLRTSLAGKTDVARLRDRAILELLYASGIRRAEVASVRLADVDLAERTIRVTGKGNKERTVVINRAAAAAIEQYLRVRPRSADPALFLGRTGTGLTPKHVWRIFRDIYRVSGVQKHASPHTLRHSFATHLVENGVDLETVRELLGHESLATTGVYLQLAMGHKRRAYDEAHPRDRVDNR; from the coding sequence GTGGCAGAGGCGGCCCTGCCCGAGGGCCTCGACCCGCTGGTCCGAGACCTCGCCGGCTACCTGCTGACCGAGCGCAAGCGCAGCCCGCTGACCGTCGCGGCCTATGCGCGCGACCTCAAGGAGTTCTCCGAGTTCCTCGGGCGCAGCGGCGGCGACGCTGCGCTGCGCAACGTCACGGCATCCCGGATCCGCCAGTACATCGCGTACATGTTCGATGCGCACGGGTACGACGCGCGAACGGTCTGCCGCAAGCTCTCGTCGATCCGCGCGCTGTACCGGTTCTTGAAGATCACCGGCGTTCTGGAGAGTGACCCGGCCTTCGCGATCCCCGGCCCCTCCGTGGCCAAGCGCAAACCGGCCCCGCTCAAGGTCGACGAGGTCATGAAGCTGCTGCGCACCTCGCTCGCGGGCAAGACCGACGTGGCGCGGCTGCGCGATCGGGCGATCCTCGAGCTCCTCTACGCCAGCGGGATCCGCCGCGCGGAGGTCGCGAGCGTCCGGCTCGCCGACGTCGACCTGGCAGAGCGGACCATCCGCGTCACCGGCAAAGGCAACAAAGAACGCACCGTCGTGATCAACCGCGCGGCGGCCGCCGCCATCGAGCAGTATCTGCGGGTGCGACCTCGCAGCGCCGACCCGGCGCTCTTCCTCGGCCGCACGGGCACCGGGTTGACGCCGAAGCACGTCTGGCGCATCTTCCGCGACATCTACCGCGTGAGCGGCGTTCAAAAGCACGCCAGTCCGCACACGCTGCGTCACTCCTTCGCGACGCACCTAGTGGAGAACGGCGTTGACCTGGAAACGGTGCGCGAGCTGCTCGGCCACGAGAGCCTCGCGACGACGGGCGTCTATTTGCAGCTCGCCATGGGACACAAGCGCCGCGCCTACGACGAGGCGCACCCCCGCGACCGCGTGGACAACCGCTAG